Proteins encoded by one window of Vampirovibrionales bacterium:
- a CDS encoding glycosyltransferase family 39 protein: MMSATSVTSTMAALLTRAIAPFRSIDPVLIALMALGLALRLLFLSHDSLWLDEINSLIVAAARGYPSHPPEGAQTAQWFFERHLAWRPLDLAALTAMLKQNVHAPLYYLLLNPWLGAWGLSEASLRGFSVLFSVLMIVPVYGLAFAVAPPGAARRTARWAALLAAVSPFQLAFAQEGRMYALALFESALAALALWQTLYGARFQRWAVVLALSAIAGCFTHYSFWFQTPFYALFAFSALAASGDDPLRAARRRALMGAGLALTLAMAAWSPILLAQRTGVSSGGDHFSLGLLPPLRMLGMLGWEPLTTLGGETIGGRIFYGVLLLAALAVIALTMRRRKPALAREGFLFMGILLPLAAQGVVDWFGDTHTLTIVRYAMLIAPLTIVLAAFGLGALPLRRAVSRSAATVLTLALLATGVLAVWPGAPLRYKAKFPARAMMAQLAGKAAPSDLLAINGPLATPCEAAYYLMRYRPQTPILYWARGGLFPAGTAAPSTPQLASWSRVWLFFYRSRQAHGSHALRQALRDAFLIEEPRLGYGGKLMRYRSPRLASSSYKSQ, from the coding sequence ATGATGTCCGCAACGTCCGTAACGTCTACAATGGCTGCGTTGCTGACCCGTGCGATCGCCCCCTTTCGATCGATAGATCCGGTTTTAATCGCGCTGATGGCCTTGGGCTTGGCGCTGCGCCTGTTGTTTCTGTCGCACGACAGCCTGTGGCTCGACGAGATTAATTCGCTGATTGTCGCCGCCGCGCGCGGTTATCCCAGTCATCCGCCGGAAGGGGCGCAAACGGCCCAGTGGTTTTTTGAGCGGCATCTTGCCTGGCGCCCGCTCGATCTGGCTGCGTTGACGGCGATGCTCAAGCAAAACGTCCACGCGCCATTGTACTATCTGCTGCTGAACCCGTGGCTGGGCGCGTGGGGCCTGTCCGAGGCCAGTTTACGCGGATTCTCGGTCCTGTTTTCGGTTCTGATGATTGTCCCGGTTTACGGGCTGGCGTTTGCCGTCGCCCCGCCGGGCGCAGCTCGCCGGACCGCGCGATGGGCGGCGCTGCTGGCTGCCGTCAGCCCTTTTCAGCTTGCCTTTGCTCAGGAAGGGCGCATGTATGCGCTTGCTCTGTTTGAGTCGGCCTTGGCTGCTCTGGCCTTGTGGCAGACGCTGTACGGGGCGCGCTTTCAACGATGGGCCGTTGTTTTGGCGTTGTCTGCCATTGCGGGGTGTTTCACCCACTACAGTTTCTGGTTTCAGACGCCGTTTTACGCGCTGTTCGCCTTCAGCGCGCTGGCCGCTTCCGGCGATGACCCTCTGCGGGCGGCGCGGCGACGGGCCCTGATGGGCGCAGGACTGGCATTGACGCTGGCGATGGCTGCCTGGAGCCCGATTTTGCTTGCGCAGCGCACGGGCGTCTCCAGTGGCGGCGATCATTTCTCGCTGGGATTGCTGCCGCCGTTGCGTATGTTGGGTATGCTCGGCTGGGAGCCGCTGACGACGCTGGGTGGCGAAACCATCGGGGGGCGTATTTTTTACGGCGTGCTGCTGTTGGCCGCGTTGGCTGTTATCGCGCTGACGATGAGGCGGCGCAAGCCCGCCCTTGCGCGCGAAGGCTTTCTGTTTATGGGGATTTTACTGCCGCTGGCGGCGCAGGGCGTGGTCGACTGGTTCGGTGACACGCATACCCTGACGATCGTCCGTTATGCCATGTTGATTGCCCCGCTCACGATTGTGCTGGCCGCTTTCGGTTTGGGCGCGCTGCCGCTTCGGCGGGCGGTTTCGCGCAGCGCGGCGACGGTCCTGACGCTGGCGCTGCTGGCCACAGGCGTATTGGCCGTATGGCCGGGCGCGCCGCTGCGATACAAAGCCAAATTCCCCGCCCGGGCGATGATGGCGCAATTGGCGGGCAAGGCCGCCCCTTCGGACTTGCTGGCCATCAATGGCCCGTTGGCCACGCCCTGTGAGGCGGCCTATTACCTCATGCGCTATCGGCCGCAGACGCCGATTCTCTACTGGGCGCGCGGAGGGCTTTTTCCCGCTGGGACTGCGGCGCCGTCAACGCCGCAACTGGCGAGCTGGTCGCGGGTCTGGCTGTTTTTCTACCGCAGTCGGCAGGCCCACGGGTCGCACGCCTTGCGTCAGGCCCTGCGCGATGCTTTTCTGATTGAAGAACCCCGGCTTGGCTACGGCGGCAAGCTGATGCGTTACCGCTCGCCCCGGCTGGCGAGCTCTTCGTATAAATCACAATAA
- a CDS encoding glutamine amidotransferase produces the protein MRLVIGHLYPDLLNIYGDRGNLLTLLQRARWRGFDAQIVAIGPDEPLDPEACDLYFIGGGQDCQQIRVSEDLRAHKADALREAVALGAVILAICGGYQLLGHYYRPHQGPELPGISLIDAHTIAGDKRMIGNVSIRRPDGSTVAGFENHSGQTFLGPGVSPLGTVIRGGGNNGRDKTEGVAVGGIYGTYLHGSLLPKNPALADELIFKALKRRYGPLTLSSLPDTLENDAHQRALALRP, from the coding sequence ATCCGGCTTGTCATTGGCCATTTATATCCGGATCTGTTGAATATCTACGGGGATCGCGGCAATTTGCTGACGCTGTTGCAACGCGCCCGCTGGCGTGGATTCGACGCGCAAATCGTCGCCATTGGGCCGGATGAGCCGCTGGATCCAGAGGCCTGCGATCTGTATTTTATCGGCGGAGGGCAGGACTGCCAGCAAATCCGCGTCAGCGAGGATCTGCGCGCGCATAAGGCCGACGCGCTGCGCGAGGCGGTGGCGCTCGGCGCGGTGATACTGGCGATCTGCGGCGGCTATCAATTACTCGGGCATTATTACCGTCCGCATCAAGGACCAGAACTTCCCGGCATCAGCCTGATCGACGCCCATACGATCGCAGGCGATAAACGCATGATTGGCAACGTGTCTATCCGCCGCCCGGACGGCTCGACCGTGGCGGGCTTTGAGAATCACAGCGGACAAACCTTTTTGGGGCCGGGCGTCTCGCCATTGGGAACCGTGATACGCGGGGGCGGCAACAATGGCCGCGATAAAACCGAAGGCGTCGCGGTGGGCGGCATTTACGGCACGTATCTGCATGGATCGCTGCTGCCCAAAAACCCGGCGCTGGCCGACGAGCTGATTTTCAAGGCGCTCAAGCGCCGGTATGGCCCGCTTACGTTGTCGTCGCTGCCCGATACGCTCGAAAACGACGCGCATCAGCGTGCGCTCGCCTTGCGTCCATGA
- a CDS encoding prepilin peptidase, which translates to MMITPEPAYWPYLYALAAILGLCFGSFLNVVAHRFLTDQPITFPASHCPACKRPLAWFENIPLASWLALRGRCRTCGASIGWEHPLTELATAGLFVGVLLFAGLSWQALLLLFLVCNLVVITLTDLKESLIFQVNSLSLIPAGLAYHALNFWNPAASRTLVLGAAIPDGLISALIAIAAAFVFFEGLILLSQKCLGAEGFGHGDTHLMMGVGAFLGWPMMALALGLGFILQSALAIPALLIQWIQRRDYVSLSAGALGVVFGLLPIWLVRLPLAGGWRSALAMASLLLCLVCLLLFLRQMKCSESLTYMPLGPALVLGTLIALFAGPWLVDLYLKHWL; encoded by the coding sequence ATGATGATAACGCCTGAACCCGCCTATTGGCCCTATTTATACGCCCTCGCCGCCATTTTGGGCCTGTGCTTCGGGAGTTTCCTGAATGTCGTGGCGCATCGCTTCCTGACGGATCAGCCGATTACGTTTCCCGCTTCGCATTGTCCGGCCTGTAAGCGTCCGCTGGCGTGGTTTGAGAATATTCCGCTTGCGTCATGGCTGGCCTTGCGCGGTCGCTGCCGCACGTGCGGGGCGTCCATCGGCTGGGAGCATCCGCTGACCGAACTGGCGACCGCTGGTCTGTTTGTCGGCGTGCTGCTGTTTGCCGGGCTGAGCTGGCAGGCCCTGTTGTTGCTCTTTCTGGTCTGCAATCTGGTGGTCATCACGCTGACCGATCTCAAGGAGAGCCTGATTTTCCAGGTGAATTCGCTGTCGTTGATCCCGGCAGGACTGGCGTATCATGCGCTGAATTTCTGGAATCCGGCGGCTTCCAGGACGCTGGTCCTGGGCGCGGCGATTCCCGACGGGCTGATTTCTGCGCTGATTGCCATCGCGGCGGCGTTCGTGTTCTTTGAGGGGTTGATTCTCCTCAGTCAGAAATGCCTGGGCGCTGAAGGCTTCGGCCATGGCGACACGCACTTGATGATGGGCGTCGGCGCGTTTCTGGGCTGGCCGATGATGGCGCTGGCGTTAGGGCTTGGCTTCATTCTGCAATCCGCGCTGGCCATTCCGGCGCTGCTGATCCAGTGGATTCAGCGTCGCGATTACGTGTCGTTGTCGGCGGGCGCGCTGGGCGTCGTGTTCGGCTTGCTGCCGATCTGGCTGGTGAGACTGCCGCTTGCGGGCGGCTGGCGCAGCGCGCTGGCCATGGCAAGCCTGCTGCTGTGTCTGGTTTGTCTTCTGCTGTTCCTGCGTCAGATGAAGTGCAGCGAGAGCCTGACGTATATGCCTCTGGGCCCGGCGCTGGTATTGGGAACCCTGATTGCGCTGTTTGCGGGCCCATGGCTGGTGGACCTGTATCTGAAGCATTGGCTTTAA
- a CDS encoding sigma-70 family RNA polymerase sigma factor, giving the protein MPRKSLSDKVFTPELNEMLLRYSRLQEASPVKTRLRNEIVSRVMPYVTKIARGLARRNTDPVDDIIQTGSIGLLKAIDKYNPASGASFKTYATYLITGEIRHYLRDKTGMIKAPRQIYELYYRVNQIVHRLSEDLGRMPTDVEIAEFLECPLSKVTQAQEADRRRAPISLDQFVTSGGGETVYLETLVDDKYFEVLSHSENKITLENELVRLSDELRAVVQMTYYDDLSQNEIAQRLGISQMQVSRRLRKALDLLSRRLSQPAKT; this is encoded by the coding sequence ATGCCCCGAAAATCTCTTTCGGACAAGGTTTTTACGCCAGAGCTGAACGAAATGCTCTTGCGCTATTCTCGTTTGCAGGAAGCCTCTCCCGTTAAGACCCGTCTGCGAAACGAAATCGTCTCGCGCGTAATGCCCTATGTCACGAAAATCGCGCGCGGTCTCGCCCGACGCAATACCGACCCGGTCGATGACATCATCCAGACCGGCAGCATCGGCCTGCTCAAGGCCATCGACAAGTATAATCCCGCTTCCGGGGCGAGTTTCAAGACATACGCCACGTATCTCATTACGGGCGAAATCCGGCATTATCTGCGCGATAAGACCGGCATGATCAAAGCCCCGCGTCAGATTTACGAATTATATTACCGGGTCAATCAAATCGTGCATCGCCTCAGCGAAGATCTGGGCCGGATGCCGACGGACGTCGAAATCGCCGAATTTCTCGAATGCCCGCTTTCCAAAGTGACCCAGGCGCAAGAGGCCGACCGGCGCCGCGCGCCCATTTCGCTCGATCAATTCGTCACCTCCGGCGGCGGCGAGACCGTCTATCTCGAAACGCTGGTAGACGACAAATATTTTGAAGTGCTCAGCCACAGCGAAAACAAAATCACGCTGGAAAACGAGCTGGTGCGTCTCAGCGACGAGCTGCGCGCCGTGGTGCAAATGACGTACTACGACGATCTCAGCCAGAATGAGATCGCCCAGCGCCTGGGCATCTCTCAGATGCAGGTGAGTCGCCGTTTGCGCAAAGCCCTCGACTTGCTGTCGCGCCGCCTGTCGCAGCCTGCCAAGACGTAA
- the alaS gene encoding alanine--tRNA ligase encodes MPTPPALGGAEIRRKFLDFFCDKYGHRRAASASLTPSNPTVLLTPAGMLPFVPIFLGIEPPPAPPRAASSQKCARVSGKASDLENVGRTPHHHTFFEMLGNFSFGDYFKAQAIPWAWEFITQELGLSPHHLWVSVLKTERQFDEEAFTIWRDQVGVPESRILFLGEKDNFWGPPGPTGPCGPCSEIHYDRHPDGPSPKDDLALLDTDRFTEIWNLVFMELFQDAAGTRTPLEKKNIDTGMGLERITMVCQGVANTFETDLLRPLVERAAQETGATLGADPETDVALRIIADHARFTAFALADGITPSNEGRGYVARMILRRAMRFARQRLGAQEPVIWRVISAVASLYGETYPELKKPGLAQQVQEEEKRFLATLDRGAAFLDEIIARLPRPKAGEQLLIPGESVFKLYDTYGFPKELTADIAAEKGFGIDEAGFDAAMDAQRDAARKARKGEAIVADQLFATLLDAIGPTRFVGYETLSAPAIVKALIVDGQSVDSVGGVNQPFSLILDQTPFYAESGGQVGDHGTLSREEGPHGLTVVVRDTVKVGELIVHHCLFDNGDVLRVGEPVSAQVEPDARQQTAIHHTATHLLNAALRQVLGEGVSQAGSRVAPDGARFDFTFSRGLTSDELNRTESLMNFWIRENIPRAIDVMDVAAAKASGAVAAFDEKYGDTVRVLSYGPRSRELCGGTHVSALGEIALVKILSEGAIAAGVRRIELAAGETAYKAFKLTESALLKTAELLKSPPQEAPQRVERLQESVKTLEKRLKTFEAAQAEQFAETLAREVEAAPPRLFRFVGDLDADGLRLLAERLLTHHGSLFALLASAWDGRAQFVCVASEDYVQKGFKAGDWVKKAAAMAEGGGGGKPGFAQAGGKRADLAESAVAAIRTAFLKAWEEGGA; translated from the coding sequence ATGCCCACTCCTCCCGCGCTGGGCGGCGCTGAGATTCGCCGCAAGTTTCTGGATTTCTTCTGCGACAAATACGGGCATCGACGCGCCGCCAGCGCCAGCCTGACGCCTTCCAACCCCACGGTGCTGCTAACGCCGGCGGGCATGTTGCCGTTTGTGCCCATTTTTCTGGGGATTGAGCCGCCGCCTGCGCCGCCGCGCGCCGCCTCGTCCCAAAAATGCGCCCGCGTCAGCGGCAAAGCCAGCGATCTGGAAAACGTCGGTCGCACGCCGCATCATCATACGTTTTTCGAAATGCTGGGCAACTTCAGCTTCGGCGATTACTTCAAAGCGCAGGCGATTCCATGGGCGTGGGAATTCATTACCCAGGAGCTCGGCCTCTCGCCGCATCATTTATGGGTGTCGGTTCTCAAAACAGAGCGTCAATTCGATGAAGAAGCCTTCACGATTTGGCGCGATCAGGTCGGCGTCCCCGAAAGCCGGATTTTATTTCTGGGCGAAAAAGACAATTTCTGGGGTCCGCCCGGCCCGACGGGTCCGTGCGGCCCGTGTTCTGAGATTCATTACGACCGTCACCCGGACGGCCCCAGCCCCAAGGACGATCTCGCCTTGCTGGATACGGATCGCTTTACGGAGATCTGGAATCTGGTGTTTATGGAGCTGTTTCAGGACGCGGCCGGGACGCGGACGCCGCTTGAAAAGAAAAATATCGATACAGGAATGGGCCTTGAGCGCATTACCATGGTCTGCCAAGGCGTCGCCAACACGTTTGAAACCGATCTACTGCGTCCTCTCGTCGAACGGGCTGCGCAGGAGACGGGCGCAACCCTCGGAGCCGATCCGGAAACAGACGTTGCGCTGCGAATCATTGCCGATCATGCGCGCTTTACGGCGTTTGCGCTCGCTGACGGCATCACGCCCAGCAACGAAGGGCGGGGGTACGTCGCGCGGATGATTCTACGGCGAGCCATGCGCTTCGCCCGCCAGCGTCTGGGCGCGCAGGAACCGGTCATCTGGCGCGTGATTTCTGCCGTGGCGTCGCTTTACGGCGAAACCTATCCCGAATTAAAGAAGCCGGGCCTGGCGCAGCAGGTTCAGGAAGAGGAAAAGCGCTTTCTCGCGACGCTGGATCGCGGCGCAGCCTTTCTGGATGAGATTATCGCCCGTCTCCCACGGCCAAAAGCGGGCGAACAGCTCTTGATTCCCGGGGAAAGCGTGTTTAAGCTCTATGATACCTATGGCTTCCCCAAGGAACTGACCGCCGATATCGCCGCTGAAAAAGGATTCGGCATCGACGAGGCGGGATTTGACGCCGCCATGGACGCCCAGCGAGACGCCGCCCGCAAGGCCCGCAAAGGCGAAGCGATTGTGGCCGATCAGTTATTCGCCACCCTGCTGGACGCCATCGGCCCGACGCGTTTTGTCGGGTATGAGACGCTTTCTGCGCCTGCCATCGTCAAAGCGCTAATCGTCGACGGCCAGTCGGTCGACTCTGTCGGCGGGGTCAACCAGCCTTTCTCTTTGATTCTGGATCAGACGCCGTTTTATGCGGAATCTGGCGGTCAGGTCGGCGATCACGGCACGCTGTCGCGCGAAGAAGGCCCGCACGGGCTCACGGTGGTCGTGCGCGACACCGTAAAAGTGGGCGAACTCATCGTCCATCACTGCCTGTTTGATAACGGCGACGTCCTGCGCGTGGGCGAGCCCGTCAGCGCCCAGGTCGAGCCTGATGCGCGCCAGCAGACGGCGATTCATCACACGGCGACGCATTTGCTCAACGCTGCGTTACGCCAGGTGCTTGGCGAGGGCGTCTCTCAGGCCGGGTCGCGCGTGGCCCCCGATGGGGCCCGTTTTGACTTTACCTTCTCGCGCGGTCTCACGTCAGACGAGCTGAACCGCACCGAATCGCTGATGAACTTCTGGATTCGCGAGAATATTCCGCGCGCCATTGACGTGATGGACGTGGCGGCTGCCAAAGCCTCGGGGGCCGTGGCCGCCTTTGACGAGAAATACGGCGACACGGTGCGCGTGCTGAGCTATGGCCCGCGCAGTCGCGAGCTGTGCGGCGGCACCCACGTTTCGGCGCTGGGCGAAATCGCGCTGGTAAAGATTCTGTCGGAAGGCGCCATCGCCGCGGGCGTTCGCCGAATTGAGCTGGCGGCGGGCGAAACGGCCTATAAAGCCTTCAAGCTGACCGAAAGCGCACTACTGAAAACGGCGGAACTTCTCAAATCGCCGCCGCAGGAAGCGCCTCAGCGCGTCGAACGCTTGCAGGAAAGCGTCAAAACGCTTGAAAAACGACTCAAAACCTTTGAGGCCGCTCAAGCCGAACAGTTCGCGGAAACGCTGGCGAGAGAAGTCGAAGCCGCTCCCCCGCGCCTGTTTCGCTTTGTCGGCGACCTCGACGCCGATGGCTTGCGCCTGCTGGCGGAACGCTTGTTGACGCATCACGGCTCGTTGTTTGCGCTGCTGGCCAGCGCCTGGGACGGTCGCGCGCAATTTGTCTGCGTCGCGTCAGAAGACTACGTCCAAAAAGGATTCAAGGCGGGCGACTGGGTAAAAAAAGCAGCCGCCATGGCAGAAGGCGGCGGCGGCGGCAAGCCGGGCTTCGCGCAGGCGGGCGGCAAGCGCGCCGATCTGGCAGAATCTGCCGTTGCGGCCATTCGCACGGCGTTTCTAAAGGCCTGGGAAGAAGGCGGCGCTTAA
- a CDS encoding alpha/beta hydrolase, with protein sequence MSFQATGALALLLLAPLIAGGFLWFERGALYHPEMAEERDPWKALAGIAIRDRLREVEFETADGKRIHAVYLPAPSASAYTMVFAHGNAGNLANRWAVLQACLEEGYGILAFDYRGYGKSQGKPSEKGLYRDMEAASRYLAAHNTPIERQIALGESLGTGVAVDVATRLPYRAVALYSAYTSIPAVVAHLRQTGQLGLLGRLPVDRIITQRFDSLSKIPRVTCPLLLMQGERDAMMPLAMPQALYDHAGAPYKTTLVIPGAGHNEAFTAGRRAFFDALAALLKASEKQSAQ encoded by the coding sequence ATGTCGTTTCAGGCCACGGGCGCCCTCGCCTTACTGTTGCTTGCGCCGCTGATTGCCGGCGGGTTTCTGTGGTTTGAGCGCGGCGCGCTGTATCACCCGGAAATGGCCGAGGAGCGCGACCCGTGGAAGGCGCTGGCGGGGATTGCCATCCGCGATCGCCTGCGTGAGGTTGAGTTTGAGACCGCCGACGGCAAGCGGATTCATGCCGTGTATTTACCGGCGCCGTCGGCATCGGCGTATACCATGGTGTTTGCGCATGGCAATGCGGGGAATCTGGCCAATCGCTGGGCTGTTTTGCAAGCCTGCCTAGAGGAAGGCTACGGCATTCTGGCATTTGACTATCGCGGGTACGGGAAAAGCCAGGGCAAGCCGTCTGAGAAAGGTCTCTACCGCGATATGGAAGCGGCAAGCCGTTATCTGGCCGCCCACAATACGCCGATCGAACGGCAAATCGCGCTGGGCGAGTCGCTGGGAACCGGCGTTGCGGTTGATGTCGCAACGCGCCTGCCGTATCGGGCAGTAGCGCTGTATTCGGCGTATACGTCGATTCCGGCGGTCGTGGCGCATCTACGCCAGACGGGACAATTGGGCCTTCTGGGGCGGTTGCCGGTTGATCGCATCATCACGCAACGTTTCGATTCGCTCTCCAAAATTCCCCGCGTGACCTGCCCGCTCTTACTGATGCAGGGCGAGCGCGATGCCATGATGCCGCTTGCCATGCCCCAAGCGCTATACGACCACGCGGGCGCGCCGTATAAAACGACGCTGGTGATTCCCGGCGCCGGTCACAACGAGGCGTTTACCGCAGGGCGTCGCGCGTTTTTTGACGCGCTGGCGGCTTTGCTGAAGGCATCAGAGAAGCAGTCAGCCCAGTAG
- a CDS encoding YajQ family cyclic di-GMP-binding protein, with the protein MAKDCSFDVVSEFDQQELVNAVDQTCRDLTARYDLKDSNSTVTLEKDSIAINTTDEYSLNSIFEILAIKVTKRGLSPLILERGKVEESLGGRVREHVKLRRGIETDLAKKIVAEIKSAKLKVQASIQGDQVRVSGKDKDDLQQVIAFLRPKGEEWNVPLQFTNYR; encoded by the coding sequence ATGGCGAAAGATTGCAGTTTTGACGTGGTTTCCGAATTCGATCAGCAAGAGCTGGTCAACGCCGTGGATCAAACCTGTCGCGACCTGACCGCCCGCTACGATCTGAAGGATTCCAACAGCACGGTTACGCTTGAAAAAGACAGCATTGCCATTAACACGACTGACGAATATTCCCTCAATAGTATCTTCGAGATTCTGGCGATTAAGGTGACCAAGCGCGGCCTCAGTCCCCTGATCCTCGAACGCGGCAAGGTGGAAGAGTCGCTCGGCGGGCGCGTTCGCGAGCATGTCAAGCTGCGTCGGGGCATCGAAACCGATCTCGCCAAAAAAATCGTCGCTGAGATCAAGAGCGCCAAGCTCAAGGTTCAGGCCAGCATTCAGGGCGATCAGGTCCGCGTCAGCGGCAAAGACAAAGACGACTTGCAGCAGGTCATCGCCTTCTTGCGGCCCAAGGGCGAAGAATGGAACGTGCCGCTCCAGTTTACCAATTATCGCTAG
- a CDS encoding AtpZ/AtpI family protein, with protein MEYALQLLIPVGLGLWLGMWLHDQFGASSLWSVVLAALGMAAGIGILYKRSAMLYPRRDPKTIIRRAQDDDDSDDDGSDDAESDNRNPGEKKHSEQRARDLWRDLYDENESPK; from the coding sequence ATGGAATACGCCCTGCAATTGCTCATCCCCGTTGGTCTGGGGCTTTGGCTGGGCATGTGGCTGCACGACCAGTTCGGAGCATCGTCTCTGTGGTCGGTCGTTCTGGCGGCGCTGGGCATGGCGGCGGGCATCGGCATCCTGTACAAGCGCTCCGCGATGCTCTATCCGCGTCGCGACCCGAAAACCATTATTCGCCGCGCGCAAGACGATGATGACTCAGACGATGACGGGTCAGACGATGCAGAGTCAGACAACAGAAATCCGGGTGAGAAAAAACATTCAGAGCAACGCGCGCGCGACCTCTGGCGAGATCTGTACGACGAAAACGAGTCCCCCAAATGA
- the atpB gene encoding F0F1 ATP synthase subunit A gives MNHFWNITLFNGFTVHLNTLIMTWAAMGLLLALAWLATRELRVSPSLRQTVGEGFYDFCRSITMATAGPRGDGYLFFIGSLFLFILTANLMGQLPLRLADPLLPHGSLIAATGDINTTTALALLSLAMYIGVAIKRTGLKGFIKHHFQPHWAFFPLNLLEHITRPGSLLIRLYFNILVGEILSHLALTIAPLMVPAAVIGLELFVAVVQAYIFAILSAVYIALMSETHDDHAHSEPHAAQTPAALSETPSVRAA, from the coding sequence ATGAATCATTTCTGGAACATCACCCTGTTCAACGGCTTTACCGTTCACCTCAACACGCTGATTATGACGTGGGCGGCGATGGGCCTACTGCTGGCGCTGGCTTGGCTCGCCACGCGCGAATTGCGCGTTTCGCCCTCTTTGCGCCAAACCGTGGGCGAAGGGTTTTATGATTTCTGCCGCAGCATCACGATGGCCACCGCCGGACCGCGCGGCGACGGCTACCTGTTTTTTATCGGCTCGCTGTTTCTGTTCATCCTCACCGCGAACCTCATGGGCCAACTGCCCCTGCGCCTGGCGGATCCGCTGCTGCCCCATGGCAGCCTGATTGCGGCTACCGGCGATATCAACACGACCACGGCGCTCGCGCTGCTGTCGCTGGCAATGTATATAGGCGTCGCCATCAAGCGGACAGGCCTGAAGGGCTTTATCAAGCATCATTTCCAGCCGCACTGGGCGTTTTTTCCGCTGAATCTGCTGGAACATATTACGCGGCCCGGTTCGCTGCTAATCCGGTTGTACTTCAATATCCTGGTCGGCGAGATTCTCTCGCATCTGGCCCTGACAATCGCCCCGCTGATGGTCCCTGCCGCCGTCATTGGGCTGGAACTGTTTGTCGCCGTGGTGCAGGCGTATATTTTCGCCATTCTCAGCGCGGTGTATATCGCCTTGATGAGCGAAACGCATGACGATCACGCGCATTCAGAACCACACGCTGCCCAGACGCCCGCTGCGCTGAGCGAAACGCCATCCGTCCGCGCCGCCTGA
- the atpE gene encoding ATP synthase F0 subunit C produces MLGVPFAVGLAGIGPGIGIGIMTGHYFDSVARQPEVQGNITPQYFITLGVVELLGLFGFVSFFLVFSKYVGF; encoded by the coding sequence ATGCTGGGCGTTCCCTTTGCCGTCGGACTGGCGGGCATTGGCCCGGGCATCGGCATCGGCATCATGACCGGCCATTACTTTGACAGCGTCGCGCGGCAGCCGGAAGTTCAAGGCAATATCACGCCCCAGTACTTTATTACGCTGGGCGTCGTGGAACTGCTGGGCCTTTTCGGCTTTGTGTCGTTCTTCCTCGTCTTCAGCAAGTACGTCGGATTTTAG
- a CDS encoding ATP synthase F0 subunit B → MSFPSLFPFHPVLLTASASAEGDGSLLSWLLSSNVFNIALVAVLLGFLIKRLNLFKGFADKQRAVAQEIESAQRRKQEALSALEQIQGRMQTIQGDIDAILSQAQSAAETLSTQMLTDAQAEAQKIVDAARARIEVEQKTAAKMLETRLLKEALSDTRQELKRLPQDAQQRAIDDFIDALPTARAQGQLEQEAR, encoded by the coding sequence ATGTCGTTTCCTTCCCTGTTTCCCTTTCACCCCGTTCTGCTGACGGCGAGCGCCTCCGCAGAAGGCGATGGCTCGCTGCTGTCATGGCTGTTGTCCAGCAACGTCTTTAATATTGCGCTGGTCGCCGTTTTATTGGGCTTTTTGATCAAGCGGCTGAACCTTTTTAAGGGGTTCGCAGACAAGCAGCGGGCGGTTGCGCAAGAGATTGAATCGGCTCAACGCCGAAAACAGGAAGCGCTCAGCGCGCTGGAGCAGATTCAGGGCCGGATGCAGACGATTCAGGGCGACATTGACGCTATTCTGTCGCAGGCGCAATCGGCGGCCGAAACCCTTTCAACCCAAATGCTGACGGATGCGCAGGCGGAAGCGCAGAAGATCGTCGACGCGGCGCGCGCGCGCATTGAAGTTGAACAGAAAACCGCTGCCAAAATGCTGGAAACCCGTCTGCTGAAAGAAGCGCTCAGCGATACGCGCCAGGAACTCAAGCGTTTACCGCAAGATGCGCAGCAACGCGCAATTGATGACTTTATCGACGCGCTGCCCACAGCGCGCGCGCAAGGCCAGCTCGAACAGGAGGCCCGCTGA